One genomic region from Thunnus maccoyii chromosome 16, fThuMac1.1, whole genome shotgun sequence encodes:
- the htr1d gene encoding 5-hydroxytryptamine receptor 1D encodes MELDNSSLDYFTSNITEIPNTTTTPPWSKATLLGLQIFLSALLAIVTLATVLSNAFVIATIFLTRKLHTPANFLIGSLAVTDLLVSILVMPISIVYTVSKTWSLGQIVCDIWLSSDITFCTASILHLCVIALDRYWAITDALEYSKRRTMRRAAIMVGVVWVISISISMPPLFWRQAKAHEELTECMVNTDQISYTLYSTFGAFYVPTVLLIILYGRIYVAARSRIFKTPSSSGKRFTTAQLIQTSAGSSLCSLNSASNQEAHLHSGTGNAGIGGGGGGSPLFMNSVKVKLADSMMERKRLCAARERKATKTLGIILGAFIICWLPFFVGTLVMAICKECWFDPVLFDIFTWLGYLNSLINPIIYTAFNDEFKQAFQKLIKFRRFS; translated from the coding sequence ATGGAACTGGATAACAGCTCGCTGGACTACTTCACCAGCAACATCACAGAGATTCCTAATACCACTACAACTCCACCCTGGAGTAAGGCCACGCTGCTTGGCCTCCAGATCTTCCTGTCTGCACTGCTGGCTATTGTCACCCTGGCTACTGTGCTGTCAAACGCCTTTGTCATCGCCACCATCTTTCTGACCAGGAAGCTCCACACACCTGCCAACTTCCTGATCGGCTCGCTTGCTGTCACAGACCTGTTGGTGTCTATTTTAGTCATGCCGATTAGCATAGTGTACACTGTGAGCAAGACGTGGTCACTGGGGCAGATTGTGTGTGACATCTGGCTGTCGTCTGACATCACTTTCTGCACGGCCTCCATCTTACACCTGTGTGTGATTGCATTAGACCGCTACTGGGCCATCACAGACGCGTTGGAGTACTCGAAACGCCGCACCATGCGGCGGGCGGCGATCATGGTTGGGGTGGTGTGGGTGATCTCTATATCGATTTCCATGCCTCCACTTTTCTGGCGGCAGGCCAAAGCCCACGAGGAGCTGACAGAGTGCATGGTGAATACAGATCAGATCTCTTATACCCTATACTCAACCTTTGGCGCCTTTTATGTTCCCACAGTGCTTCTCATCATCCTCTACGGACGGATCTATGTTGCCGCTCGCTCCCGCATCTTTAAGACACCATCATCCTCTGGGAAACGTTTCACCACAGCCCAGCTCATCCAGACCTCTGCAGGCTCGTCTCTCTGTTCTCTTAATTCCGCCTCTAACCAGGAAGCGCACCTACACTCTGGCACAGGGAATGCGGGaattggaggaggaggaggcggatcACCTCTGTTCATGAACAGTGTGAAAGTGAAGCTGGCAGACAGCATGATGGAGAGGAAACGTCTGTGTGCAGCTCGGGAAAGGAAAGCGACCAAGACGTTGGGCATCATCCTGGGCGCATTCATCATCTGTTGGCTCCCATTCTTTGTCGGGACTCTTGTCATGGCCATATGTAAAGAGTGCTGGTTTGATCCAGTGCTTTTTGATATCTTTACCTGGCTGGGatacctgaactccctcatcaATCCCATAATCTACACTGCATTCAATGATGAGTTCAAGCAGGCTTTCCAAAAACTCATCAAATTCAGAAGGTTCTCCTGA